The window CCTCGAACTGCACGACGTGCCCGCGACCGCGTCGGATGACGCCGCCGCGGCATCCATCTCCGAAAGCAAGGCCCACGCATGACCCTCTTCCTCGAGCGCGCCCGCTCGCGCCGACCCATCACCTGGCTCACCCTCGCCGGCGTGCTGCTGTTGCCGGTGGTCATCGGCGGCATCCTGATCGCCGCGCTGTACAACCCGGTGGAGCGGCTCGACGCGATGACCGTCGCCGTCGTCAACGACGACGAGCCGGTCACCCTGGACGGGCAGATGGTGCCGCTGGGCCGCCAGCTCACCGCGGGCCTCGTCGAGGGGTCCGATGAGACCCCCAGCAACCCGACCTGGACCATCACGAACGATGATGACGCCCGCGAGGGCCTCGCCGCTGGCAGCTATGACGCCGTCGTGACGATCCCGGAGAACTTCTCCGCCGCCGCCACCTCCACCGCCCCCGGCGCCACCCCGGAGCGGGCCACGATCTCGGTGACCACCGCGCCGGACAGCCTGGTCGTGGACGATGCGATCACGGCGCAGGTCACCGGGGCGGCCGCGACGCTCATGGGCACCGAGCTGTCGCAGGTGTACCTCGAGAACGTGTTCCTCGGCTTCACGACCCTCGGCGACCAGCTCGGCGAGGCCGCCGACGGCGCGACCGAACTCGCCGGCGGGGCGCGCACGGCCTCCGAGGGCGCAGTGAGCCTGGCCGACGGCATCCGGCTGCTGTCCTCCGGTGCCGCCGAACTCGGCACCGGAGCGGACGGCATCGCGTCGGGAGCAGCCGGGCTCGCCGGCGGGGCGACCGAAGCGGCAAATGGCCTGGATGCCTGGGCCGGCGGGGCCACCACCCTCGCCGACGGCACCAATCGCATCGCCGGCGCCCTCGGCACGATCGCCGGGCAGTTTCCGGCCGACATGCCGCAGGTGCCGCAGGAGGTCATCGATGCCGCGTACGGGATCGGCGCGGACAGCGCCGCGATCAACCAGCAGCTGACTTCGTCGGCGGCGGAGCTGGCTCGCCTCGCGGAGCAGTGCGACGCGGCGGGCACCCCCGAGATGTGTGCCGACCTGACCGCCGTGGCGCAGCAGGCGCAGGCCGCGCTGCCGACGGCGCAGGCCCTGATCAGCCAGGCGGGGACGATCGCTGCGGGCCTGGAAGGACTCAACCAGCTGCCCGCGCTCGGCGCCGGGCTGCAGGAGCTCGCGACGCAGTCCGCGCAGGTCGCCGGCGGCATGCAGGGTCTCGCCGACGGCGCACAGCAGGCGGCCGGCGGCGTGCGCCAGCTCGCCGACGGTGCCGGGCAGCTCTCCTCCGGCGCCGCGCAACTGGCGTCGGGTGCAGACGCGCTCGCGTCCGGGGCAGCGGATGCCGCGGACGGCGGCGCCTCGCTCGCCGACGGCGCCGGGCAGCTCGCCGATGGCACCGACACGCTCGCGGCCGGTCTGCACACCGCCGCCGACTCGCTCCCGTCGTACACCGACGCCGAGGCCAGCGACTTGGCGTCGGTCGTCGCCGACCCCGTCGGTGCCGAAGGCTTGGGCACCAACCTGTTCGGTGAATCGGCGGTGCCGCTGCTGACCATGCTGGCGCTGTGGTTCGGCGGGCTCGGCTCGTTCGTGGCGCTGCGGGCGGTGTCCGCCCGGACGCTGACGTCCCGTCGCCCCTCGGCGCTGCTGGCGCTGCGCTCCCTCGCCCCGGCGGCGGCGATCGGCGCGGCACAGGGGCTGCTCGTCGCGGGCATCGTGCAGCTGGCGGCCGACTACGACGGCGGCCAGTGGTCGCTGTTCGCGGTGCTGTGCATGCTCGCCGGTGTCGCCTTCGCCGCCGTCAACCAGGCTCTGGTCGCCGTGTTCGGCGGCGCGGGACGGTGGGCCGCCGCCCTCGTCGGCGTGCTCGCCA is drawn from Microbacterium sp. zg-B96 and contains these coding sequences:
- a CDS encoding YhgE/Pip family protein; translated protein: MTLFLERARSRRPITWLTLAGVLLLPVVIGGILIAALYNPVERLDAMTVAVVNDDEPVTLDGQMVPLGRQLTAGLVEGSDETPSNPTWTITNDDDAREGLAAGSYDAVVTIPENFSAAATSTAPGATPERATISVTTAPDSLVVDDAITAQVTGAAATLMGTELSQVYLENVFLGFTTLGDQLGEAADGATELAGGARTASEGAVSLADGIRLLSSGAAELGTGADGIASGAAGLAGGATEAANGLDAWAGGATTLADGTNRIAGALGTIAGQFPADMPQVPQEVIDAAYGIGADSAAINQQLTSSAAELARLAEQCDAAGTPEMCADLTAVAQQAQAALPTAQALISQAGTIAAGLEGLNQLPALGAGLQELATQSAQVAGGMQGLADGAQQAAGGVRQLADGAGQLSSGAAQLASGADALASGAADAADGGASLADGAGQLADGTDTLAAGLHTAADSLPSYTDAEASDLASVVADPVGAEGLGTNLFGESAVPLLTMLALWFGGLGSFVALRAVSARTLTSRRPSALLALRSLAPAAAIGAAQGLLVAGIVQLAADYDGGQWSLFAVLCMLAGVAFAAVNQALVAVFGGAGRWAAALVGVLAIATGIVSTAPGVLSSIASLMPTAPAYQALLGALASTGGVGAAVVGLLTWAVLAFLATTIAVASRRTISARAVLQPAAA